One Dunckerocampus dactyliophorus isolate RoL2022-P2 chromosome 6, RoL_Ddac_1.1, whole genome shotgun sequence genomic window, tatatatatatatatatatatatatatatatatatacagtagcaaAGTTTAATGGACTTAAGTAATGTAGTTTTTTGCATAATCTCAACTAAACAACCATCAAAACATAATCTCACACTTTTTTTAACAATTGTGTTCCCCTGTGTCCTGACTTTCAGCTGACAGGATGGTGATGACGGACCTGTTGAAAGCGGAGGAGATCAAGAAAGCTCTTGATGCCTTTGCAGGTTGGATTTTTGTGCTACCTAGGGTTGTTTGGGAAAGAGCTGACAGAAACTAACTGGAGGAGGCAGGCATCTAGTGACTAAACACTGAACTTCTTTTTCCtgcttatttttcattttgcagCAGAGACGTTCAACCCTAAAAAGTTCTTCGACTTGGTGGGAATGACGGCCATGTCAGCCGAAAGCGTCAAGCAGGTCTTCCGGGTCCTGGATGTGGATGGAAGCGGGttcatagaagaagaagaactcaAGTAAGAATAAAACCAGAAATTTGTGTTTCTTACATAGAGcggacacttaaatgtttcagatcaaacacatttaaatgttagtcaatgacaacacaagtgaacacaaaatgtactttttaaatgaaactttttattattaagggagaaaaaatgctTCCCctcttaaaacataatttaattgagattaattgagatcgatcagtatggaaaaggttataaagccatttctaaagctttgggactccagtgaaccacagtgagagccattatccgcaaatgccgaaaacatggaacagtggtgaacctgcccaggagtggccggccgacCAAAATTAACCTAAaggcgcagcaacgactcatccaaggggtcacaaaagaccccacaacaacatccaaagaactgcaggcctcacttgcctcaggtcagtgttcatgactccaccataagaaagacactgggcaaaaatggcctgcatggcagagttccaagacaaaaaacactactgaacaaaagaacattaagcCTTGTCTCAATGTTGCCAGgtaacatcttgatgatccccaacacctttgggaaaatatgagacaaaagttgaacttgaaggtgtgtgtcccattacattcagcataaaagtaacaccgcatttcaggaaaagaacatcatacgaGCAGTAAAATATATTGGTGGTAGTGTAATGATCTGTaatgataaaaaacattttggagtggcctgacctgaatcctattgagatgctgtggcatgaccttaaaaaggcgcttcatgctggaaaaccctccaatgtggctgaattataacaattctgcaaagatgagtgggccaaaattcctccacagctcagtaagagactcattgcaagttatcgcttGATTGTTGCTGCTAAGCGTGGCCCAAACAGTTATTGGGTTAAGGGGGcgatcattttttcacacagtgtcatgtaggtttggattttttttcctcccttaataataaaaagtttcattcaaaaactgcattttgtgttcagttgtgttgtcattgactagtagtttaatttgtttgatgatctgaaacatttaagggtgacaaacatgcaaagaaaaaagaaatcaggaagggggaaacactttttcataccaccgtAAACCTGTGTCCACAGAGACATTACTTAGCTGTGCCTCTGTAGGTTCGTCTTAAAGGGATTTTCTGAGGATGGCAGAGACTTGACAGACGACGAGACAAGAGCATTCCTCAAAGCAGGCGACAAAGATGGTGATGGCAAGATCGGGATTGACGGTGAGTTGCTCGATTTGATCCCAAATTTCTTGCCCCAAAAGCTGCAAATTTCCAGTATTAAACTTCCAATTTTACACAGTACAGCTCAACAGTTTTAAGGCACTTTCTCATGCAATAGcatgacaaagtgtctccaaCCCTTTGAGTGGCCTGTCACGATGACAAATTTTGCAGGTCgctaattgtgctacaaattatcgtcggtGATCGATATTATCGACAATAttgtgagaccatttttttcatttttgtcatgaGACGTGTAAGTCACATTTGACCCACTAGGTGGTAGTATGGAAggatagtgtacctgtgtga contains:
- the pvalb7 gene encoding parvalbumin-7; this encodes MCADRMVMTDLLKAEEIKKALDAFAAETFNPKKFFDLVGMTAMSAESVKQVFRVLDVDGSGFIEEEELKFVLKGFSEDGRDLTDDETRAFLKAGDKDGDGKIGIDEFEAMVHE